The following are from one region of the Coffea eugenioides isolate CCC68of chromosome 2, Ceug_1.0, whole genome shotgun sequence genome:
- the LOC113761628 gene encoding E3 ubiquitin-protein ligase ATL6-like, with amino-acid sequence MKIMHNPRSQHGKIHVFFIMVFFILLSSSAVPRVEAQSNNNNNNNNNNNGFQGPYSSFSPSMAIIIVVLVAALFFMGFFSIYIRHCSDPNANNSVRNVLSMHPRRANAASRGLDQAVLETFPTFTYAEVKDHKVGKGALECAVCLNEFEEHETLRLIPKCDHVFHPECIDAWLESHVTCPVCRANLTPQPGDESSFHLPEMTTSENQESNGEGTVSADPVQVVCEDPPERQETARPQVSRNYSFDMRSSRAGSIRRPGRGVFGFGRFRSHSTGHSLVQPGENMDRFTLRLPEEKRKEMMNRALLNRTKSYAVPLPRDRSSRKGYGIGGGEGSSRGARSYRRVEPLDRDAQSDRWVFARVPSFFSRALSIRSPRVTADNGEGSSKTEKTTVKMPSFKCLEPKEVDETSLVASASARPPV; translated from the coding sequence ATGAAGATCATGCACAATCCTCGATCTCAACATGGAAAAATCCATGTTTTCTTCATCATGGTTTTTTTCATCTTGTTATCATCCTCAGCTGTGCCAAGAGTCGAGGCTCAgtcaaacaacaacaataacaacaacaacaacaacaacggCTTTCAAGGTCCCTATTCAAGTTTCAGCCCGTCCATGGCCATCATCATAGTGGTTCTTGTGGCGGCTCTGTTCTTTATGGGCTTCTTTTCCATCTACATCCGCCACTGCTCCGATCCCAACGCCAACAACAGCGTCAGAAATGTTCTGTCTATGCATCCCCGGCGGGCCAACGCTGCCTCCCGTGGCCTTGACCAGGCAGTGCTCGAGACTTTTCCGACATTTACCTACGCTGAAGTTAAGGATCACAAGGTTGGAAAAGGTGCTCTCGAGTGTGCCGTTTGCCTGAACGAGTTTGAAGAGCATGAAACGCTGCGTTTGATACCCAAGTGTGATCACGTATTTCACCCCGAGTGTATCGATGCTTGGTTGGAATCTCACGTGACTTGCCCGGTTTGTCGAGCTAATCTCACACCTCAGCCCGGCGATGAGTCGTCTTTTCATTTGCCGGAGATGACTACCTCGGAAAATCAAGAAAGCAACGGTGAAGGGACTGTGTCGGCAGACCCTGTGCAAGTTGTGTGTGAAGATCCGCCGGAGAGGCAAGAAACGGCTAGACCGCAGGTGAGCCGGAACTATAGCTTCGACATGAGGTCATCGAGAGCTGGGTCGATTAGGAGGCCAGGCAGAGGAgtttttgggtttggaaggttTAGATCGCATTCTACCGGGCATTCTTTGGTTCAACCGGGGGAAAACATGGACCGGTTTACCTTAAGGTTGCCGgaggagaaaaggaaagaaatgatGAACCGAGCATTGTTGAACCGGACAAAGAGCTATGCAGTGCCTCTACCAAGGGACAGAAGTTCCAGAAAAGGTTACGGGATCGGTGGTGGCGAAGGAAGCAGTAGAGGAGCAAGGTCTTATAGAAGGGTTGAACCATTAGACCGAGATGCTCAATCAGATCGTTGGGTTTTTGCAAGGGTACCGTCTTTCTTCTCAAGGGCGCTCTCAATAAGGTCCCCTCGGGTGACAGCTGATAATGGTGAAGGATCGTCGAAGACCGAAAAAACTACAGTGAAAATGCCATCTTTCAAGTGTTTGGAGCCAAAGGAAGTTGATGAAACCAGTCTGGTTGCATCCGCCTCGGCTCGACCACCGGTTTAA